TAGTGGGGTTAGGGGACGTAGCTAATGACCTCCTCCCTATTCGTTTTTCTGTTATCTTCCCAGAATGAAGAAGCCACCATCAATCACCCCAATTTTCTTGGAGCCACCCCCAAAGGAGGAGGGAGCCCCAGGAGCTGCAGAACAGACATGAGACCTCCTCCAGGACCCTGCAGGGCTGGGTACTGTGTACCCCCAGGCAGGCTAGCCCTTCACCCAATCCTGTAGGATTTTGTAGACACtctcaggggctggggctggtttGTTTTTAACATGAGACTTAATTACTAACTCCCAGGGGAGGGTTCCCCTGCTCCAACATCCCTGTTCCTGAGTTGGAGGtctatttatttacttccttGTCGGGAAAGGGCAGGATAGTACCTGGGAATCTTTGGGATCCCTGGGCAGCTGATCCTGCCCTTTGTAtactccctcctcccaggcctggcTCAGAATCTAACCTATTTATTGACTGTCCTGAGGGCCTTGGAAACCGGCGGAAGCCTGTAgggccttgatttttttttttggactgggGTGCTGCCCTGAGGGTGGGGCAGGCTCTTACTCAGGAAACTGCTGTGCCCAACACATGGACAGGCCCAGCAGGggcccacctgctgatgcagacTCACTCAGAGACCCTCAGACACTGAACCAGGCCTCTTTCAGCCTCCTCTTTGTCCAGATTTCCAAAGCTGGATGAGGTGGTCATtgattaaaaaaggagaaaagctcTGGGGATTGTcttgtgactgtgtgtgtgtgtgtgtgtgtgtgtgtgtgtgtgtatgtgtgagagagacagacacacacagagacagagaaagagagagagatgggtggGAGAGAGGATGGTCATGATGGATGATGGGTTTTCTTTACTGTCCTCCACAGGTTTATCTTCCATTTGGGGCCATTTGGCCAGCAGGGGATGCCCAAGTCTCAAACTCCAATGTTTTTACCCTAGAACAACAGAGCCTGACCTTTGCCCCACCCTACTTGGGGCTGAGCTCAGAGCGGCCACCCTATACCCCATTCCCACTGTTTAATTAACCATCAAGCTGTTTTCTGCCTAGCTCGTGTCTGGGCCAGGGCACCTGTCCCCAAAAATGGAGCAAGAGAGAGCAAAAAGGGATAcctggggatgggggcggggggcggtgatagaGAGCAGGTGAGTATAGTGGAGGTGGGAAGGAAGTGGATGAGACAGAGCTGAATGGGCATCATTCAGGAAGTGAGGACTGGGCTGCCGGTGGAGACATAGGAACAAGGATGTCTATGGTCCTTAGGGTACTTTGTATGCAGACTCCATATCTGGGCATTTTTCTGGAGAAAAGCCATCATTTTCATCAGATCACCCAACCAGTGATCCAAAGAAGTCAGGAAGATCTAAGTTGGTCACGCTAGCACCAGAAAATGGATGAGATTGTCCAGAGGAAGTGGTTGAGATAGCCCAAGGCACAGGGCATGACATTTAAGGAATCTGTGAAGGACTTAGGTTCAAGAGAGTAAGTGTAGGACACTTGGAGAAGGGGTCTGCCTGCAGAGCCCTTGCAAAGTGAGCCTCATGAGCTCCTTATATAGAGCCTTGGCCAGGGAGGCAGGAGCTGGCTGGAGCTCTGCCCTGTCACCAGCTCTCTGCCCTTGCCTCTCCAAGCGGTGCCTAGAGCCCCGCTCGGCGATGGCACGGGTGGTGTGTGGCTTCAGTGTTTGCTGGAGGTAGAGATAGCGCTTGAGGTGCCACAACAGCCAGGTTGAGGAACAATTAGCTCATAATGAGGTGGAGGAGGCCCACCCAGGGCAGACAAATCCCTTGTAGCCTCTATACAggtgcctgggggtggggtagtGTGAGAGGCATAGAAAGGTGGTAAAGGTGGGAGGGGGCTAAGTGCTCTACCTGCCCATCCTCCCAGCAGGCTGCTGATCTGGGCCTCACAGACCAGCTCTCAGGCACTGCACTGCACCGGCTAGGTCGCAGTTCCTTTTTGGATTCACGAGGGGTGATGGATCTGGGTTGCCCTAGTAAAACCTGGGAAGAGGAATCCAGGGCTCAGAGGCAAGCAAGGAGGACTGGTTTGCCAGGCTGGGCTTCGCCTGGTAGTAGACACCATATCCTCTGGCCACAGCCTCCCACCCTAGCGCTGTGTCTCCTGCAGCAGCAATCAGATCTATGTCTGGGACATTCTGGCCTAAAAGTAAATCATGTTCCCATGTCAGCCAGGATCCCACccggctctggagtcagatgtcCTGGACCCACATCCAGGCTCAGCTCTTCATGGGAGGTTGTGGGCCTGGAACAAGTCACTTGGCCTTTCTAGGCCCAGTTTCTGGAACATGGGGGTGGTTAAGACTCGATAAGAGATCAAATCTATAGAGCCCTGGGCAACCAAGACCGAGAGTAGATGAAATTCTTTCTGAAATCCCCAAAGCAGGGACAGGTCGGGGGCTGTGCCTGCATGAGAAGGGTAGGCAGCTTGGGTCCCCTGATGGGGGCTTCCGGAGGGCTTCCCAGAGCCTAAGGAATGACCCTCTTCCATCGCCCTGGCAATATTTcggctctccctgcccccacttgggcacaagctttttattttcatagctTTCCAGCCCAGTGCTCCTACCCAGGAGAGGGCAGTTTCAGGCCAAAGTCCTCCCACATTATAGGACTGCAGACTGGCCCagcccctgcttcctccctcagTGTCCTCTTGGCCATCCTTGCTAGACTCCCTCCCAGGCCTGGCATCCGAATGAAGGTGAGAAATAGCCACCCACCTCCGTGCTACTTCCATTCTGCTACATTTCTGGGAGCCTTCTGAGTCAATAGCCCCACAGGAATCTGAGGCCTGTTGAGGCATGATGGGTCCCTCTCCTGAAGGATACACGAAAAGAGTccaaatggaaacattttaatgGGTTTTTGAGTTCTGAAGTGCTTTCTACACATCTGCCTGGTGACTGCTGATTTTGCATATGCTCATGTTGTCGGTGCAGTGCCTTTAATCCCCCCTGTGGAGTACTGGGATCACCAAGAGCACCCCACCCCCCTGGCCTGAGAGGATATCAAGGGTTTAAGAAACAGACTGGAGGAATGGGCAAGAGGATTGGCTACCTTAGAGGCTCTGAAATAGGTGGACCCCAACATCACCAATGGAAGGACAAGTCTGGCACAGGTTCAAGGGGGTGCTGCCTATTTGGCCCCAGGCCCACTCCAGCCCACGTGACACTGTTAGATCCTGTCTCCACGCTGATCACTGCCTCTTGGCAGTGCTGGGGTGCCCCTTCCCAGTTCCTGTATGGCAGCAGCAGTGGCGGAGGCAGAAGCCAACTTATTTCAGATTGCAGTACAGATACATGGACACAATCATGGCAGCCAGCTGATGAGAAAGGAacaggcagagaggaagaaacatGATCAGGGTCCTTAAGCTTTAGGCCCCTGGCCCCCAGACATTCGACATGAAGCTTTGTTAGAAGTCTGTCTCTTCCAGAAAGGCCTCAGACATGGATCAAGCAGCCCTGAGCCCATGGGGATATCCTGccccaacctcctcccctccTTACCTCTAAGCCCCCAATTCCAGCTGCCACACCACCCACAGTAACTGCGTTGGTTCTGATGTCATACAGAAGCTGATTGAAGCAACCCTTGGAGGGGAGAGAGCATCTATAGTCAGCAGCTGCCCCCACTCACATTCAGCTCTCCGGGGCCATTAAAGCAGCCCAACCTCCCAGGCCAACCTATACCTCTACTTTCTGGTTCTGGGCCTCGACACCAGTGCAGGGTTCCACAAATGTGCCATTGTCACGGTCAAAGCAACAGTATGGGGGaaagaccttgttctcttttacATAGGGAGAGTCCTCAAAATCTGTGTAGTTGGTGAAGCCACAGCACTTGAgctgaagaggaggagaagagatgGTCAGTGGGGCCTTGCTTATTTCTCCTCACCCCAAAATCTCCCCCAGCCCACCTTACCCCTTCCATGGTGGAGTTCCACACTTGGGTGAAGTCTTTTTGGGAACCGTACTCTTTCTTGATGGTGGGCACTACCATCAACGTCAGGAAGTTCTCAGCCTGGGTGGGGAAAGTCAGTGTTTAGGGCCTGGTAGGGAGGGTGGCCATTCGCAGTGCTTTGCCCAGTTGTCCCCCCCTTGCCCCATCCCCGCTCCTCACCATTGTGGTGTACACCAAGGCAACCACAGCAGCTGCAACCTCAGCAATGAAGATGATGAGGACGATGAAGAAGAACTGAGTGGAGAACAGGGATCTTGAGTTTTAGGGAGAGACAGTCCCTCATGCATTCCTTGCCCTAACCCACCCCCACATGAAAACAAGTCAGGGGCCCCACTGGCTGAGGCCCCTGGAGTCCAGAGCAGGGCTTGGGGATCCCCAGGGCCTGGTGTCAAGGGTGAGGGACCCTGGGTCTCGGTTACGGGCCTGTGGAGCTGGGTTTGACACACCATCATGAGGGCACACTTGTTCTCAGTCTGAGCACCATAGCAGCCCAGGAAACCAAGAGTGAGGAGCACAGCGCCAGCTGCGATGAGGAAGTAGCCCACGTTGACAAACTGCATGGCACTGGATGATAGTGGCCCGAAGATCTTCATGAAGGATGTTCCGTCGACTGACACCCAGATGCCCACTGCCAACagggccacaccacacagctggAGACAGAGAGGCAGGCCTTGAAACAGTGCCGTCAAGCAGCTCCCTACCACGCAACTGAGTGAGGGAGATGGGAGACGAGAAACTTCCCCCTTTATTGACTATGGAGTGTAAAAACTCATCCTGTAGGGAGGAAAAACATCCTTTAGAGCCAGAAAGATGGGAGCTGGAACATCCATAGCCAGCGCCAGGCTGCACACCTAGGCAGATATAAATGGGATCAGGGATTCCAGAAATAGctgaagggtggggggaggggcaaggctTTCCCTCTCTGTTGCCAGGGTCATGCCACATAGCTAGGGGTGAAAAAAGTAGGTGAACATCCCCCCCagcagcttccccctcccccccacccccctctccaTCCCCCCCTCCAGGTGCCTGGAACGACTGTCCTCTGATAGGTGGAAAGAGGGGGGTGGGAGCCTTGAGCAGTCTCCACAGTCACCATAGCAACAGAGGCATGGCTGAGGTTTACACCTGCTCCCAACATTGGAGAGGGCGGTGGTGAGAAGGGATACCCACCCCAAGGCCCCATTTGGCTCCCCTCCAGAACCAGCCTAGACTTCTCCTTGCCACCcaagtggaaactgaggcaccagagAGGAAGTACAGCCAGAGCTCTTAGGGGCTCTCTGGCTCAACCCCCAGCTCAGAGGGAATCCTGAAGCCTAGACTGGGGAGGAGGGCACTGCCCAGTTCCCACAGCTTAGAGCAAAGCCTTGCTGATCCAGAGCTTCAGTGGATAAATCAGCCTGACACTGCCTAGGTAGGTGTCCAGTCCCTACTTCCCGGctatggaaactgaggctagaaCCAGGAGTGAGGTGGCAGATGGTGGGTGGATCCCAGGCATGTTTGCCCAAGGACAGAAAGATGGGCTTTTAGCCTACAGGGTCAAATTTCAAGGAGTCTGAGGCCTGCCCTGCCCAGTCTGGCGAGGCAAGGGCAACAGAAGCAGAAACCAAACCAGATTTGCCTTTAACCCCCTCGGGccagagcccctgctctccaAATCCCTTCAGTCCTGTTGCCTTCTTCAGATACATGGATAAAGTCTAGTTCCCTGAAACCAGAGGAAGCCCAAGGCACAGACCACATCGGAGTCAGAGTTTACTCCCCCCCAGCCCAATTCTTCCAAATTCACCTATACTTCATGTCTCCATTTCCTCCCCTTTCACGCACCCTAACCCACTCTCATGTGGCGCCAAGGTCTCTGGTGACATGTGCTTAGTCATGGGTGGATCCTCTTTGACCTCCCTGATACCTCGCTCGCCCTCCTGGTTTGCTTCCTGCTGCTCTTTCTTCATTTGCTTCCTGGTGGCCATTTCCCTGTTTATCCCTTGTAAGCTGAGTTTCCTGGAGTTCACTCTCCCTGAGTGGTTTCACCCCTCCCATGGCTTCAACAATCACCTATGGGCACATGAGTTTCAAATATCCTGAGCTGCAACCCCACTGGGTACACAGCTGCCTGTGAGATATGCCCCAGGTTGTTCTTGCCAGAGACGTGGTCATCATCTCCAAGATGatgtctcccttgccccttcttccATCCCTTAGCCACCATCCAAGGGCtttgtcctttgtccattttgtccatttctgccCATCTCTAGGGTTCATGCCTCATTGCTCAGCTTCCTCAAACATGCCCTATATAATCTGTTCCTGGTTTTCTGAACAATATTTGATTTCATTGCCTTTGGGCCTTTCTGCATGCTTTACCAACCCCCTCACTCAGTGCAAATTCCTAGCCTCAGCTATTTCCTCCTAGAATTCTTCTCTGACCAGGCAGGGTTCAAGCCCCTCCTATGGACCCCTGTGCTAAGACCACGTATACTATGTCAAAACTGTCTGCCTATCTGACCGGCTGGACCTGAGATCCCCAAGGGCAGAGAAAGGGCTTGCTTACCTGTCACCCCAGCACTCAGCACAGGGTCTTAGGCaatgtgtttgttgaatgaataagggCTGCTTGCAGCTGACACTCTGCTCCGATGTCTCTGGGCCTTCTGTGCTTTTGGTTCCCCATCATACAGAGGCCACTGAATTTCCTTCCACAcgaggtgaccttgggcaaaccccTTCCCCTCACTGGGGCCCCAGCCTGTTAGCCTACTCTGCCCTGCTGTAAGCCTGCCTGAGCTGAAGCTTCCTGGAAGGGAGAGGATGCCCCTAACCTTCTCCACCCCAACTGTGTGGCAGCCAGGCTGCTACTGGGACCAGGACTCAGCATTTGGGAAGACTTCTGCACCTCCTCAACTTGCAGGAAGAATCTGGGCATAGCAGTCTCCTCTTCCCCAGTTCGGGCTCTGCTCAGGTTAAGACCTACTCCTATAGGGAACCCCAAAGAGCCCATAACCCCCACACTTACAAAGATGAGCATATTGAAGAGGATCATCATGGTCTTAATGAAGTTGAAGCACTGCATGGTGGCTCCTGGGAGGCAGATGTGTGTGTTAGGACcttgctccctgcccccacccccaacctgggCTGACACACCAGACTCCAGCATCCTGGACTCACATAATCAccaagcttttcctgcatctggaCTCTGACACCTCAGGACTTTTCCCAATTGCCATCCTGACGCTCCTATCCCTCTGTACTGCCCAGGCCCTCTACCAACACCTGGCACTCTGAAATCCTAACATCCCAGGTTCCTCTACTGGCACCCCAAGCCTGACTCCCACGCTACAGGGTCACTCCATGCCCTTCCCTGGCACCTGTGTATCCTGGGCTTTCCACTCCCCCCGAAACCAATCCTAGACTCTTCCAAGACCCTCCCCATGGCCCTTCCAACTCCCCAAACCTGTTTCCAGATTGATTTCACTTCACGGGATAGTCTCTATCCTATGCCATCACCTGTTCAGGGTTCTTGGTAGTGAGTTCTGAAAGAGGGATCTGCTGAGGCTCCAGAGGGAACTGCAGCTCCGGGGAACTGCCACTGAGTGGGCAGGCGGGGAGACGGAGCTGGCTCTCACACAGCACTGCTCACCTGTGGGCGGGGCAGGTGCTTTAAAGGCCTCCTTCTGCCCGCCCGCCTACCCCACACGCAGCCCGTCCGCCTCCTCCAGCGCCTGCTGCCCCCCTGCTGCCTGGCGCTCTGTCCTCACAGCCCCAGCCGCCTCGGGGCTCCTCCTGGCAACGCCAGCCATGGGCAACGCCCCTCCTGACCTGAAGGAGAGAGAGGTCTGGGGGTGGGGCAAGTGGCCTCCTAGAACTGTGTGCCCTCCACCACGGCAGCGCACAGGCGCTTCCTACCCTGCACCTGCTGATACTGTCGTACACACCCTGCATGCTCGAGGCACGCACATCTGCCCAAGCTGTatattcagacacacacacacaaacacctcctAGTGCTCTCGaatgcacactcacacacgcacacacacactctgaactGTGTGGACTGACTCCCAGCAACAATCAACAGAGCAACATCTGAAGTACGTACTgaaacactctctctctctctctctctctctctctcacacacacacacacacacacacacactcacgcaggCATGCCCACACATGCTTTCAAGGCAACGGCCAAGGCTTGGAGTTTTCTGCCCCCTCCTCTGAGTGGCAAACGACTCCTAATCTTCTAGTCTTTTTCTCTCCACAAAACTTCAAccccacaccattgtaaagcaattatactccaacaaagatgtttaaaaaacccaaaaacattcAACCCATCTTTCTCCTCCCCTGAGTCTTTCCTCCtcactcttctccctccccaccctttctctctcctcagtCCTCTCAGCACTCTGCATACACCCCTTCCATTCCTGCCAGCAGGGGGCACCATGGTCACACAAAAGCACTGCCCCCATTCCTCCCCCGACCCCTCCCCACCAAGTTCTACAGCTCGGTAATCCCCATCATCGTCAATCCTTCTGGGGCTGCTGGTCCTGGAGGTCGAGGTGCTGGGAAAGTTCTGGCTTTTAAGTCACTCAGACCAAGTgcttgaatcctggttctgttgcttattagctgtgtgacccaagGGGCATTTCTTAGACTTGGGtttaagcctctgtttcctggtcTGTATAACAGAGTAGTTATGGGGTTTTCAAGTGggatttaaaatgagatttttcttccCATTCTGGGACATAAGGGAATGACCACAGAGTGAAAAGTTCAGCATAAGGAGAGTCACAGCCAGAGGGGGTGTGGGatggaagattttaaaatttgttttgtttttataatgggAGGAGGCAGttgaagagacaggagagagaggaaggctgTTAACACTAACATTTGTACATATCATGTTTTAAATGCATCACTTATATAGtaagtcttttttctcctttcacaaCAATCTTATGAGATAAGACTCTCTTTTCGTCTGCTTTTTAAATATGGGGAAAG
This sequence is a window from Globicephala melas chromosome 1, mGloMel1.2, whole genome shotgun sequence. Protein-coding genes within it:
- the TSPAN1 gene encoding tetraspanin-1 isoform X2; amino-acid sequence: MLESGVSAQVGGGGREQGPNTHICLPGATMQCFNFIKTMMILFNMLIFLCGVALLAVGIWVSVDGTSFMKIFGPLSSSAMQFVNVGYFLIAAGAVLLTLGFLGCYGAQTENKCALMMFFFIVLIIFIAEVAAAVVALVYTTMAENFLTLMVVPTIKKEYGSQKDFTQVWNSTMEGLKCCGFTNYTDFEDSPYVKENKVFPPYCCFDRDNGTFVEPCTGVEAQNQKVEGCFNQLLYDIRTNAVTVGGVAAGIGGLELAAMIVSMYLYCNLK
- the TSPAN1 gene encoding tetraspanin-1 isoform X1; this encodes MLESGVSAQVGGGGREQGPNTHICLPGATMQCFNFIKTMMILFNMLIFLCGVALLAVGIWVSVDGTSFMKIFGPLSSSAMQFVNVGYFLIAAGAVLLTLGFLGCYGAQTENKCALMMFFFIVLIIFIAEVAAAVVALVYTTMAENFLTLMVVPTIKKEYGSQKDFTQVWNSTMEGLKCCGFTNYTDFEDSPYVKENKVFPPYCCFDRDNGTFVEPCTGVEAQNQKVEGCFNQLLYDIRTNAVTVGGVAAGIGGLEVRRGGGWGRISPWAQGCLIHV